The genomic DNA CTACTGGGCCAACCACGTCGCATTCCGCGACGCGCTGGCCGCGGGCGAGACGAGCTTCGGCACCGCCAAGACCGTCGAGGCGATGGAGGCGGTCGTGCGCAACACCTTCATCCAGGGCACGCTGTCGATCATCTTCGTGACGCTGTCGGTGATCGTGATCATCGCGGCCGTCGCGGTCACGGTGCGGGCGTTCCGCGACGGCGGCGGGGTCGACACCGAGGACGCCGCGGTGCCCTCGCACCGGTTCGCCCCGGCCGGCCTGTTCGCGACGCGCGCCGAGCAGGCCATCGAGGCGCAGTGGGCGGCGCTGCCGGCCGAGCTGCGCCCGGTCGAGCGCGCGGGGCACTGATGACGGATGCCTCGAAGGCGGGCGTCGTCCGGGCTGCGGCCCGGGCGGCGCCCGCCGGCGTGCTGCGGGGCATCCGGGGCATCCGCTGGTTCGTGACCGAACTGATGGGCGACCGCGCGTACGCGACCTATCTCGACCATCACCGGCGCACCCACCCCGGCCAGCCCGCCCTCGACGAGCGCGCCTTCTGGCGGCAGCGCTACGCCGAGCAGGACGCGAACCCCGGCGCGCGCTGCTGCTGAGCGTTCGGCGCGTCCCACGACCCTCGCGGATCCGGCCGATCAAGGGCAGAATCGCGGCAGGCGACGACGCCGCGGAAGGGAACGGACGATCATGGCGGTCACACTCAACCCGTACGTCAGCTTCGACGGCAACGCGCGCGAGGCACTCGAGTTCTACCACTCGGTCTTCGGCGGAGAACTGAACACCAGCACCTTCGGCGAGTTCGGCCAGGGCGAGGCATCCGAGGCCGACAAGGTGATGCACGGCCAGCTCACGGCCGGCGGCCTCACGCTCATGGCCGCCGACAACCCGAACGGCGTCGAGTACCAGCGCCCAGCCGGGTTCTCGATCTCGCTCTCGGGCGACGACGACGAAGCCCTGCGCCGCTACTGGGACGGCCTGGCGGACGGCGCGACCATCGTCGAACCGCTCGAGGTCGCCCCGTGGGGCGATGCGTTCGGCATCCTCGTCGACCGCTACGGCGTCGGCTGGATGGTGAACATCGCGGGCGCGGCGGCGTGAGGGCGTGACACGACTCGGGCGGCCTGCGAATCGCCCGAGGATGTCAGCCGATTCCGAGGTGCGCGCGGAAGGCTGGAGGAATGAGCCGCCGCCCCGCCCTCGTCGTCGCCACGGTGGCGTACCTCGCGCTCGTGGCGTGGGCGACGTTCGGCACGGTGTCGTTCCACCGCATCGGGTGGCAGGCCGAGTACGGCGTGCTGAGCCCGTCGACCTGGTTCGACTCGGCCACGTGGAGCGTCGGATCGCCCGTGGAGTGGGGGCTGAACGTCGCGATGTTCGTGCCCATCGGCGTGCTGTTCGCGATGCTGGCCGGTCGGCGGCGATGGCTCGTCGCACTGCTGGCCGCGGCGGCGCTGAGCGCGGCGATCGAGATCGCCCAGATCCCGATCGACGACCGCATCTCCGACCCGCGCGACCTCGCCGCGAACTCGACCGGTGCGGTGATCGGCGTCGCGATCGCGGCGATCGGATGGCTCGTCGCCGCCGTCGCCCGCAGGATCGCGCGTGCGGCCCCGCCGGTGACGACCGCGCCGGGCACCGCTGCGCGCGGCTCGGTCGCGGCCTCGACCGCCGCGACCTCGGCATCGGGCCGCGCGGTGCGCGAACTCGACCGCGCCGCCTGACCCGCACATGACGAGGGTGCGACGCACTGGTGTCAGACTGGAGGCCATGCGCATCGTGGTCACCGGCGGCTCGGGCAAGCTCGGCCGCACCGTCGTCCGAACCCTCCGAGACGACGGGCACGAGGTCGTCAACCTCGACCGCGCCGGCGAGCGCGGCACCGTGGTGGTCGCCGACCTCACCGACTACGGCCAGGTGCTCGACGCGATCGCGGGGGTCGACGAGCACGGCTCGGGCGCCGACGCGATCGTGCACCTCGCCGCGATCCCGGCCCCGGGGCTCGCGACCGACGTCGAGACGTTCCGCAACAACCTGCTCTCGACCTACCACGTGCTGCAGGCGGCCCGCCGCCTCGGCGTCCGCCGCATCGTGACGGCGTCGAGCGAGACCGTGCTGGGGCTGCCGTTCGACGTGCCGCCGCCGTACATCCCGGTCGATGAAGCCGTCACCAGCCCCGAATCGAGCTACTCGCTCGCGAAGCACCTCGAGGAGCAGCTCG from Agromyces larvae includes the following:
- a CDS encoding YbdD/YjiX family protein translates to MTDASKAGVVRAAARAAPAGVLRGIRGIRWFVTELMGDRAYATYLDHHRRTHPGQPALDERAFWRQRYAEQDANPGARCC
- a CDS encoding VOC family protein yields the protein MAVTLNPYVSFDGNAREALEFYHSVFGGELNTSTFGEFGQGEASEADKVMHGQLTAGGLTLMAADNPNGVEYQRPAGFSISLSGDDDEALRRYWDGLADGATIVEPLEVAPWGDAFGILVDRYGVGWMVNIAGAAA
- a CDS encoding VanZ family protein, giving the protein MSRRPALVVATVAYLALVAWATFGTVSFHRIGWQAEYGVLSPSTWFDSATWSVGSPVEWGLNVAMFVPIGVLFAMLAGRRRWLVALLAAAALSAAIEIAQIPIDDRISDPRDLAANSTGAVIGVAIAAIGWLVAAVARRIARAAPPVTTAPGTAARGSVAASTAATSASGRAVRELDRAA
- a CDS encoding NAD-dependent epimerase/dehydratase family protein produces the protein MRIVVTGGSGKLGRTVVRTLRDDGHEVVNLDRAGERGTVVVADLTDYGQVLDAIAGVDEHGSGADAIVHLAAIPAPGLATDVETFRNNLLSTYHVLQAARRLGVRRIVTASSETVLGLPFDVPPPYIPVDEAVTSPESSYSLAKHLEEQLAIQFCRWDPALSISALRFSNVMDPEDYAAFPSFDADAALRKWNLWGYVDARDGAQAVGRALALGKPGFERYVIAAADTVMSRPNAELVAEVFPGVEVRGELGRNDTLLSIEKARRVLGYEPQYSWRDEATG